In Primulina eburnea isolate SZY01 chromosome 3, ASM2296580v1, whole genome shotgun sequence, one DNA window encodes the following:
- the LOC140828348 gene encoding dirigent protein 22-like → MTKPQASSMILYLTIVCLLVGVTGARKGPKSVQKWFRKLPHVKEKQTQLHFYFHDQVGGKNPTVVAVAHANSTFGSPTMFGLVMVVDNQLTVGPDPRSKIVGRAQGIMNYASMEEMGMLVTINFVFTGGKYNGSTLSVVGYNPIQHKYREMTVVGGSGVFRLARGVATAETAAFDAKSGNAVVEYHVMVLHY, encoded by the coding sequence ATGACGAAGCCACAAGCAAGTTCGATGATCTTATACTTGACTATAGTTTGCTTGCTAGTGGGTGTTACCGGCGCTCGAAAAGGCCCCAAATCAGTACAAAAATGGTTCAGAAAGCTACCCCACGTCAAGGAAAAACAAACCCAACTTCATTTCTACTTTCACGACCAGGTGGGTGGGAAAAATCCGACGGTTGTTGCGGTGGCTCATGCCAATTCCACCTTCGGATCACCGACGATGTTTGGGCTGGTCATGGTAGTAGACAACCAACTAACGGTCGGGCCAGATCCCAGATCCAAAATCGTGGGACGAGCTCAGGGGATCATGAATTACGCGTCAATGGAAGAGATGGGTATGCTAGTGACGATTAATTTTGTTTTCACTGGAGGGAAGTATAATGGGAGTACTCTGAGTGTGGTGGGCTACAATCCAATCCAGCATAAGTATCGGGAAATGACGGTGGTCGGTGGCTCGGGAGTTTTCCGGCTGGCTCGCGGCGTGGCTACGGCGGAGACTGctgcttttgatgctaaatcagGGAATGCTGTTGTAGAGTACCATGTCATGGTGTTGCATTATTAG
- the LOC140826901 gene encoding serine/threonine-protein phosphatase 7 long form homolog — MGLYGIIRCGFFKYDNHLITALVERWRRETHTFHLRVGEATITLQDVELVWNLNINGFAVTGVDESFKPHVWQSQCAEWLGFMPHVNQFRGNKLVMSVLDQYCRSILINDNSTHVEVERYTRCVALMIIGGCMLPDSDGCSVNLMYLRLLRDTNQVSKYSWGSAVLAFLYRELCTASTIGKGEIAGPIFILQVWALSRITFLCPDPFGDIPDDDDHNDQILPFPPFGERWNRSFTWTHTTNHSVRVIRDLLDKMEPNQFKWVLYSNEFDKEYWRSVCPLICFNIVEMYRPDRVLRQFGQLQHIPGPAFDGDEFHECTRQGRRNYNWAEHHKNSICAWNDRLNLIVEGEPTNGNVGMTRQYSMWYDNITRRFITPISLIFFFHVELDCGVARILVYPNSDHLEQHEIFLHMCLCIR; from the exons ATGGGTCTTTATGGCATTATTCGTTGCGGATTCTTCAAATATGATAATCATTTGATTACGGCTCTCGTTGAAAGATGGCGTAGAGAGACTCATACATTTCATCTTCGTGTTGGTGAGGCAACAATAACGTTGCAAGATGTTGAGCTGGTATGGAATCTAAATATTAACGGTTTTGCTGTTACTGGTGTTGACGAATCTTTTAAGCCACACGTGTGGCAAAGTCAATGTGCTGAATGGTTGGGTTTTATGCCACACGTAAATCAATTCAGAGGTAATAAATTGGTAATGTCAGTGCTggatcaatattgtagatcaaTTTTGATCAACGATAATAGCACACATGTAGAAGTTGAGCGGTATACTCGGTGCGTGGCATTGATGATTATCGGAGGATGTATGTTACCTGATTCAGATGGTTGTTCCGTAAATTTGATGTACTTACGTCTTCTCCGAGACACGAATCAAGTTTCAAAATACAGTTGGGGAAGTGCTGTACTAGCATTCCTCTACCGTGAACTGTGTACTGCATCAACTATCGGCAAAGGTGAAATAGCAGGACCAATTTTCATTTTACAG gtttgGGCACTTTCTAGAATTACATTTCTTTGTCCAGATCCATTTGGTGACATTCCAGATGACGATGATCACAATGACCAAATTCTTCCATTTCCTCCATTTGGTGAAAG GTGGAACCGTAGTTTCACGTGGACACATACTACGAATCACTCAGTGCGAGTGATTCGTGATTTGTTGGATAAGATGGAGCCAAACCAG TTCAAATGGGTGCTATATTCTAATGAATTTGACAAAGAATATTGGCGTTCGGTGTGCCCGCTTATATGTTTCAACATTGTGGAGATGTACCGCCCAGACCGAGTTCTCCGACAATTTGGTCAGTTGCAGCACATTCCAGGGCCAGCGTTTGATGGGGATGAATTTCACGAATGCACCCGACAAGGTAGGCGAAACTATAATTGGGCCGaacatcataaaaacagcatatGTGCATGGAATGATAGGCTCAATTTGATTGTTGAGGGTGAACCGACAAACGGAAACGTGGGTATGACACGTCAGTATTCGATGTGGTATGATAACATAACTCGTCGTTTCATAACCCCTATCTCCCTGATCTTCTTCTTTCACGTCGAACTGGATTGTGGCGTAGCTCGAATACTGGTGTATCCCAATAGTGATCATCTTGAACAGCATGAAATCTTCCTTCATATGTGTTTATGTATTCGCTAA
- the LOC140827039 gene encoding eukaryotic translation initiation factor 4B3-like, with the protein MAAVVSAWAKPGGWALDSEENEAEFLQQHNQDVSIDKGADTVDFPSLATAASTTTKKKKRQILSLQEFSTYGAAKTTQSEAPKGLSPGELLLLPTGPRQRSSEELEQNKLGGGFRSYGGYRDEQPRRQGSFNRDQSREYEPSRADESDSWATGKKSSLNNGFERKERGGFFTDSLSRADDSDNWAANKSFVPSETRRYEKRGSFGSDSSNWGEGRKAGGAFDSLRERRGVSESNGVDSESWGRKREEESIGGGGRPRLNLKPRTLSLDDGEKGSVIKIDAKPKGNNPFGEARPREEVLKELGQDVNEIEEKLESTKIKGVAADDDKEKGFWSGKGRETAWRKPGSVDSRPERDEKSANGATEKSENEHAEGEDARMF; encoded by the exons ATGGCGGCGGTAGTGAGCGCGTGGGCTAAACCCGGTGGGTGGGCCTTGGATTCCGAGGAGAACGAGGCGGAGTTCCTTCAGCAGCACAATCAAGATGTTTCCATAGATAAAGGGGCCGATACGGTGGATTTTCCTTCCCTTGCCACCGCCGCGTCCACGACGACCAAAAAGAAGAAACGCCAGATCCTATCCCTTCAAGAATTCTCCACATATGGTGCTGCTAAGACGACGCAATCCGAGGCTCCCAAGGGCTTGAGTCCTGGTGAACTCTTGTTGCTCCCAACGGGTCCGCGTCAGCGTTCTTCAGAAGAGCTCGAGCAGAATAAGCTCGGGGGTGGATTCAGATCTTACGGAGGCTACAGGGATGAGCAGCCGCGCCGACAGGGAAGCTTCAATCGGGATCAGAGCCGTGAATATGAGCCATCTAGGGCTGACGAGAGTGACAGTTGGGCGACAGGAAAGAAATCTTCTCTGAATAATGGATTCGAGAGGAAGGAAAGAGGTGGGTTTTTCACGGATTCACTGTCTCGAGCGGATGATTCCGATAACTGGGCTGCAAACAAGAGTTTCGTTCCATCGGAGACGAGGAGATATGAGAAAAGAGGAAGCTTTGGATCAGATTCGAGTAATTGGGGGGAGGGAAGGAAGGCTGGCGGAGCATTCGATAGTTTGCGGGAAAGAAGAGGGGTTTCTGAATCGAATGGTGTCGATTCCGAGTCATGGGGGCGTAAACGAGAGGAGGAGAGTATTGGAGGTGGTGGTAGGCCGAGGTTGAATTTGAAGCCAAGAACACTATCATTGGATGACGGGGAGAAGGGTTCTGTGATTAAGATTGATGCAAAACCCAAGGGGAATAATCCCTTCGGAGAGGCGAGGCCGAGGGAGGAGGTGTTAAAGGAATTGGGACAGGATGTGAATGAAATTGAGGAGAAGCTCGAATCCACGAAGATCAAGGGTGTTGCAGCTGATGATGATAAGGAGAAGGGCTTTTGGAGTGGAAAGGGGAGAGAGACGGCTTGGAGAAAGCCGGGGTCTGTTGATTCTCGACCGGAAAG AGATGAAAAATCTGCAAATGGAGCTACTgagaaatctgaaaatgaacatGCTGAAGGAGAAGACGCTCGGATGTTCTGA
- the LOC140827040 gene encoding translocase of chloroplast 120, chloroplastic-like isoform X1, which yields MENDYAVVDVAKLEETQGSKSQIFEPTVKDNVAFSMDGSKESDEDEVFEEAEPTMVDSDKSVKTEDEKIESSGIVESDKENTNLVSDAEEDEHLMNENNGTVDDGVVEDGKDDSVEIADSTTFVAKSYSSLPESLQNVEDAVPETAISFKTLTSDDAEDIADAGAIKEEIRQMSEPPEAEELQGAEMNPEKPDLKGSIHEISEIQDANEVKGGDASLQVADNGIKSDVNLGGTLNHKGIEISYTDSVKEQSNDTSAETRDANGSIGSEVCPKPVSESNGDILRNSKPNLIVNERVIILGSDYQGQQTERIPTNSLSESEEDHAGEQENGQMIIESGSVEVAKSDILDVVSGESKCVCTVDISPGVSSDVAEGSEMEGANDGKMEKCCSGSRGQEVGSVTGISSSSSGNTSTPRPSPVLPAVTEPHDLVQEPLFQGNSVKRKQEKISEAAVSSANSISPQSTSLGQTALPVKPAPSNSGNKEHGSRSASDIPPSNSNLASTRPAGLGRAAPLLEPTSRVVQQPRVNGAVSPMQNQLIEDPANGEAEEYDETREKLQMIRVKFLRLAHRLGQTPHNVVVAQVLYRLGLAEQLQGRSGGRVAAFSFDRASAVAEQLEAAGQEPLDFTCTIMVIGKTGVGKSATINSIFDEVMFGTDAFQFGTKKVQDIVGTVQGIRVRVIDTPGLLPSWSDQCQNEKILHSVKKFIKKTPPDIVLYLDRLDMPSRDFGDMPLLRTITEIFGPSLWFNAIVVLTHAASAPPEGPNGTATSYDTFVTQRSYVVQQAIRQAAGDMRLMNPVSLVENHSACRTNRAGQRVLPNGQVWKPHLLLLSFASKILAEANTLLKLQDGPPGKSFAPRTRSPPLPFLLSSLLQSRPEVKLPSEQFGDDDDIIDDLDDSSDSDSESSEYDELPPFRSLSKAQLEKLNKVQRKAYYDELEYRERLFMKKQLKEEKQQRKMAKKIQEEAKNLPADSGENEEEEASAAASVPIPMPDLALPASFDSDNPTHRYRSLDSSNPWLVRAVLEPNGWDHDIGYDGVNVERLFVVKDKVPVSFSGQLSKDKKDGNLQMEVASSVKHGKGKATSLGFDMQSVGKDFAYTLRTETRFSNHRLNKAVAGLSATLLGDVWTGGLKLEDKLLFGKRGQLVVSGGAMYGRGDVAYGGSLEATLRDKDHHLGHFLSTLGISVMDWHGDLAIGCNFHTQIPIGRHENLVGRINLNNKGSGQMSVRVNSSEQLQIVLIGLIPLVKKVLSLSQPVQYG from the coding sequence ATGGAAAATGATTATGCTGTTGTTGATGTGGCTAAACTAGAGGAGACACAGGGCAGCAAGAGTCAAATATTTGAGCCAACAGTGAAGGACAATGTTGCCTTTAGCATGGACGGATCAAAGGAATCAGACGAGGATGAAGTATTCGAAGAGGCAGAACCCACCATGGTTGATTCAGATAAAAGTGTTAAGACCGAAGATGAAAAAATTGAATCAAGTGGAATTGTGGAGAGCGATAAGGAAAATACTAATCTAGTGAGTGATGCAGAGGAGGATGAACATTTGATGAATGAGAATAATGGAACAGTCGATGATGGTGTGGTTGAGGATGGGAAAGATGACTCAGTGGAAATTGCTGATTCAACTACTTTTGTTGCTAAATCTTACAGTTCGTTGCCTGAATCCCTGCAAAATGTGGAGGATGCGGTACCAGAAACTGCAATCTCTTTCAAAACTTTGACTTCCGACGATGCAGAAGACATTGCAGATGCCGGTGCTATAAAAGAGGAGATACGTCAAATGTCAGAGCCTCCAGAAGCCGAAGAGTTACAAGGAGCTGAGATGAATCCAGAGAAGCCTGACTTGAAAGGAAGTATTCATGAGATTTCTGAAATTCAAGATGCTAATGAAGTAAAAGGAGGTGATGCTAGTCTTCAGGTTGCTGATAATGGTATAAAGAGTGATGTCAATTTGGGTGGTACTTTGAATCATAAAGGCATAGAGATTTCTTATACTGATTCCGTAAAAGAACAGAGTAATGATACATCAGCAGAAACTAGAGATGCCAATGGATCTATAGGAAGTGAAGTTTGCCCGAAACCAGTGTCTGAGTCGAATGGTGATATTTTAAGAAATAGCAAACCGAATCTTATCGTAAATGAGCGAGTTATTATTCTGGGTTCAGATTATCAGGGTCAACAGACTGAAAGGATTCCAACTAACTCGCTTAGTGAAAGTGAAGAGGATCACGCTGGAGAACAAGAAAATGGACAGATGATAATAGAATCTGGAAGTGTGGAAGTTGCAAAGTCTGATATTCTGGATGTTGTCTCGGGGGAAAGCAAATGTGTTTGTACTGTGGATATAAGTCCTGGGGTCTCCTCAGATGTTGCTGAAGGCTCAGAAATGGAAGGAGCGAACGATGGGAAAATGGAAAAATGTTGCTCAGGGAGTAGAGGACAGGAAGTTGGATCAGTTACTGGTATTTCTTCGTCGTCATCTGGTAACACCTCCACTCCAAGGCCTTCTCCAGTTCTTCCTGCAGTCACTGAGCCACATGATCTGGTGCAGGAACCTCTTTTCCAGGGTAATTCAGTCAAGAGAAAGCAGGAAAAAATATCTGAAGCAGCCGTTTCTTCTGCAAATTCCATAAGCCCCCAATCTACCAGTCTTGGTCAAACTGCCTTGCCGGTAAAACCTGCTCCTAGCAATTCTGGAAACAAAGAGCACGGGTCTCGGTCTGCATCTGATATTCCACCATCCAACAGTAACTTAGCTTCAACTCGTCCTGCTGGTCTTGGGCGTGCTGCACCTCTGCTAGAGCCCACCTCGAGGGTTGTCCAACAGCCTAGAGTGAACGGAGCGGTTTCTCCAATGCAGAACCAGCTTATTGAGGATCCTGCAAATGGAGAGGCAGAGGAATATGACGAGACCCGTGAAAAGCTCCAGATGATTCGGGTTAAATTTTTGCGTCTTGCTCATAGGCTTGGTCAAACTCCGCATAATGTAGTCGTGGCCCAAGTTTTGTATAGACTGGGTTTGGCTGAACAGCTACAAGGGAGAAGTGGTGGTCGTGTGGCTGCATTCAGCTTTGATCGTGCAAGTGCAGTGGCAGAGCAGCTTGAGGCAGCTGGACAAGAACCCTTAGATTTCACATGCACAATCATGGTTATTGGAAAAACCGGGGTTGGTAAAAGTGCAACTATAAATTCCATATTCGATGAAGTTATGTTTGGCACTGATGCTTTTCAGTTTGGGACGAAAAAGGTTCAGGATATTGTTGGGACTGTGCAGGGAATAAGGGTACGTGTGATTGACACGCCCGGACTTTTACCCTCTTGGTCAGATCAGTGCCAGAATGAAAAAATCCTTCATTCTGTCAAAAAGTTTATAAAGAAAACACCACCTGATATTGTTTTGTATCTTGATAGATTGGACATGCCGAGCAGAGATTTTGGAGACATGCCATTGCTGCGGACAATCACGGAAATCTTTGGACCGTCATTATGGTTCAATGCTATTGTCGTTCTGACTCATGCTGCATCTGCCCCACCGGAAGGTCCTAACGGCACAGCTACTAGTTATGACACCTTTGTGACCCAAAGGTCCTATGTTGTCCAGCAAGCAATTCGGCAGGCTGCTGGAGATATGCGGCTAATGAATCCTGTTTCTTTGGTGGAGAACCACTCAGCATGCAGGACAAATAGAGCTGGACAGAGAGTATTGCCAAATGGTCAGGTTTGGAAGCCACACTTGTTGCTTCTGTCTTTCGCTTCGAAAATCTTGGCTGAAGCAAATACACTATTGAAGTTGCAAGATGGCCCTCCTGGAAAATCCTTTGCTCCTAGAACAAGATCACCTCCTTTACCTTTCCTTCTTTCATCTCTTCTTCAATCAAGACCTGAAGTGAAGCTTCCGTCAGAGCAATTTGGTGATGACGATGATATCATAGATGATCTGGATGATTCCTCTGACTCAGACTCAGAATCATCAGAATATGATGAATTACCACCTTTCAGGTCATTGAGTAAAGCACAGCTGGAAAAGCTGAATAAAGTGCAAAGGAAGGCGTACTATGATGAACTTGAATATAGGGAAAGACTTTTCATGAAGAAGCAGCTGAAGGAAGAGAAGCAACAGCGGAAGATGGCAAAGAAAATTCAAGAAGAGGCTAAGAATTTACCTGCTGACTCTGGTGAAAATGAAGAAGAAGAGGCCAGTGCTGCTGCATCAGTGCCAATTCCCATGCCAGACTTGGCTCTGCCAGCTTCTTTTGATTCTGATAATCCTACCCATCGATATCGATCTCTTGATTCCTCCAATCCATGGCTTGTAAGAGCTGTCCTAGAACCCAATGGTTGGGACCATGACATTGGTTATGATGGTGTAAATGTTGAAAGATTGTTTGTGGTAAAGGACAAGGTACCGGTATCTTTCTCTGGTCAACTTTCGAAGGACAAAAAGGACGGAAACCTTCAAATGGAAGTTGCTAGCTCGGTGAAGCATGGTAAAGGGAAAGCAACTTCGCTAGGCTTTGATATGCAATCAGTTGGAAAGGACTTTGCTTACACTCTACGAACAGAGACGAGGTTTAGCAATCACAGATTAAATAAGGCTGTTGCTGGTCTTTCAGCAACTCTCTTGGGTGATGTTTGGACTGGTGGACTAAAATTAGAGGATAAATTACTCTTCGGCAAACGGGGTCAGTTAGTTGTTTCTGGTGGTGCCATGTATGGTCGTGGGGATGTGGCTTATGGTGGTAGCCTTGAAGCAACTCTGAGAGACAAAGACCACCATTTAGGGCATTTTTTGTCCACTTTGGGGATCTCTGTAATGGATTGGCATGGAGATCTTGCTATTGGTTGCAACTTTCATACCCAAATCCCCATCGGACGGCATGAAAACTTGGTCGGCCGAATCAATCTTAATAATAAGGGTTCTGGTCAAATGAGCGTCCGAGTCAATAGCTCTGAGCAACTTCAAATAGTGTTGATTGGATTAATTCCTCTGGTCAAGAAAGTTCTTAGTTTGTCTCAACCTGTGCAATATGGATAA
- the LOC140827040 gene encoding translocase of chloroplast 120, chloroplastic-like isoform X2 encodes MDGSKESDEDEVFEEAEPTMVDSDKSVKTEDEKIESSGIVESDKENTNLVSDAEEDEHLMNENNGTVDDGVVEDGKDDSVEIADSTTFVAKSYSSLPESLQNVEDAVPETAISFKTLTSDDAEDIADAGAIKEEIRQMSEPPEAEELQGAEMNPEKPDLKGSIHEISEIQDANEVKGGDASLQVADNGIKSDVNLGGTLNHKGIEISYTDSVKEQSNDTSAETRDANGSIGSEVCPKPVSESNGDILRNSKPNLIVNERVIILGSDYQGQQTERIPTNSLSESEEDHAGEQENGQMIIESGSVEVAKSDILDVVSGESKCVCTVDISPGVSSDVAEGSEMEGANDGKMEKCCSGSRGQEVGSVTGISSSSSGNTSTPRPSPVLPAVTEPHDLVQEPLFQGNSVKRKQEKISEAAVSSANSISPQSTSLGQTALPVKPAPSNSGNKEHGSRSASDIPPSNSNLASTRPAGLGRAAPLLEPTSRVVQQPRVNGAVSPMQNQLIEDPANGEAEEYDETREKLQMIRVKFLRLAHRLGQTPHNVVVAQVLYRLGLAEQLQGRSGGRVAAFSFDRASAVAEQLEAAGQEPLDFTCTIMVIGKTGVGKSATINSIFDEVMFGTDAFQFGTKKVQDIVGTVQGIRVRVIDTPGLLPSWSDQCQNEKILHSVKKFIKKTPPDIVLYLDRLDMPSRDFGDMPLLRTITEIFGPSLWFNAIVVLTHAASAPPEGPNGTATSYDTFVTQRSYVVQQAIRQAAGDMRLMNPVSLVENHSACRTNRAGQRVLPNGQVWKPHLLLLSFASKILAEANTLLKLQDGPPGKSFAPRTRSPPLPFLLSSLLQSRPEVKLPSEQFGDDDDIIDDLDDSSDSDSESSEYDELPPFRSLSKAQLEKLNKVQRKAYYDELEYRERLFMKKQLKEEKQQRKMAKKIQEEAKNLPADSGENEEEEASAAASVPIPMPDLALPASFDSDNPTHRYRSLDSSNPWLVRAVLEPNGWDHDIGYDGVNVERLFVVKDKVPVSFSGQLSKDKKDGNLQMEVASSVKHGKGKATSLGFDMQSVGKDFAYTLRTETRFSNHRLNKAVAGLSATLLGDVWTGGLKLEDKLLFGKRGQLVVSGGAMYGRGDVAYGGSLEATLRDKDHHLGHFLSTLGISVMDWHGDLAIGCNFHTQIPIGRHENLVGRINLNNKGSGQMSVRVNSSEQLQIVLIGLIPLVKKVLSLSQPVQYG; translated from the coding sequence ATGGACGGATCAAAGGAATCAGACGAGGATGAAGTATTCGAAGAGGCAGAACCCACCATGGTTGATTCAGATAAAAGTGTTAAGACCGAAGATGAAAAAATTGAATCAAGTGGAATTGTGGAGAGCGATAAGGAAAATACTAATCTAGTGAGTGATGCAGAGGAGGATGAACATTTGATGAATGAGAATAATGGAACAGTCGATGATGGTGTGGTTGAGGATGGGAAAGATGACTCAGTGGAAATTGCTGATTCAACTACTTTTGTTGCTAAATCTTACAGTTCGTTGCCTGAATCCCTGCAAAATGTGGAGGATGCGGTACCAGAAACTGCAATCTCTTTCAAAACTTTGACTTCCGACGATGCAGAAGACATTGCAGATGCCGGTGCTATAAAAGAGGAGATACGTCAAATGTCAGAGCCTCCAGAAGCCGAAGAGTTACAAGGAGCTGAGATGAATCCAGAGAAGCCTGACTTGAAAGGAAGTATTCATGAGATTTCTGAAATTCAAGATGCTAATGAAGTAAAAGGAGGTGATGCTAGTCTTCAGGTTGCTGATAATGGTATAAAGAGTGATGTCAATTTGGGTGGTACTTTGAATCATAAAGGCATAGAGATTTCTTATACTGATTCCGTAAAAGAACAGAGTAATGATACATCAGCAGAAACTAGAGATGCCAATGGATCTATAGGAAGTGAAGTTTGCCCGAAACCAGTGTCTGAGTCGAATGGTGATATTTTAAGAAATAGCAAACCGAATCTTATCGTAAATGAGCGAGTTATTATTCTGGGTTCAGATTATCAGGGTCAACAGACTGAAAGGATTCCAACTAACTCGCTTAGTGAAAGTGAAGAGGATCACGCTGGAGAACAAGAAAATGGACAGATGATAATAGAATCTGGAAGTGTGGAAGTTGCAAAGTCTGATATTCTGGATGTTGTCTCGGGGGAAAGCAAATGTGTTTGTACTGTGGATATAAGTCCTGGGGTCTCCTCAGATGTTGCTGAAGGCTCAGAAATGGAAGGAGCGAACGATGGGAAAATGGAAAAATGTTGCTCAGGGAGTAGAGGACAGGAAGTTGGATCAGTTACTGGTATTTCTTCGTCGTCATCTGGTAACACCTCCACTCCAAGGCCTTCTCCAGTTCTTCCTGCAGTCACTGAGCCACATGATCTGGTGCAGGAACCTCTTTTCCAGGGTAATTCAGTCAAGAGAAAGCAGGAAAAAATATCTGAAGCAGCCGTTTCTTCTGCAAATTCCATAAGCCCCCAATCTACCAGTCTTGGTCAAACTGCCTTGCCGGTAAAACCTGCTCCTAGCAATTCTGGAAACAAAGAGCACGGGTCTCGGTCTGCATCTGATATTCCACCATCCAACAGTAACTTAGCTTCAACTCGTCCTGCTGGTCTTGGGCGTGCTGCACCTCTGCTAGAGCCCACCTCGAGGGTTGTCCAACAGCCTAGAGTGAACGGAGCGGTTTCTCCAATGCAGAACCAGCTTATTGAGGATCCTGCAAATGGAGAGGCAGAGGAATATGACGAGACCCGTGAAAAGCTCCAGATGATTCGGGTTAAATTTTTGCGTCTTGCTCATAGGCTTGGTCAAACTCCGCATAATGTAGTCGTGGCCCAAGTTTTGTATAGACTGGGTTTGGCTGAACAGCTACAAGGGAGAAGTGGTGGTCGTGTGGCTGCATTCAGCTTTGATCGTGCAAGTGCAGTGGCAGAGCAGCTTGAGGCAGCTGGACAAGAACCCTTAGATTTCACATGCACAATCATGGTTATTGGAAAAACCGGGGTTGGTAAAAGTGCAACTATAAATTCCATATTCGATGAAGTTATGTTTGGCACTGATGCTTTTCAGTTTGGGACGAAAAAGGTTCAGGATATTGTTGGGACTGTGCAGGGAATAAGGGTACGTGTGATTGACACGCCCGGACTTTTACCCTCTTGGTCAGATCAGTGCCAGAATGAAAAAATCCTTCATTCTGTCAAAAAGTTTATAAAGAAAACACCACCTGATATTGTTTTGTATCTTGATAGATTGGACATGCCGAGCAGAGATTTTGGAGACATGCCATTGCTGCGGACAATCACGGAAATCTTTGGACCGTCATTATGGTTCAATGCTATTGTCGTTCTGACTCATGCTGCATCTGCCCCACCGGAAGGTCCTAACGGCACAGCTACTAGTTATGACACCTTTGTGACCCAAAGGTCCTATGTTGTCCAGCAAGCAATTCGGCAGGCTGCTGGAGATATGCGGCTAATGAATCCTGTTTCTTTGGTGGAGAACCACTCAGCATGCAGGACAAATAGAGCTGGACAGAGAGTATTGCCAAATGGTCAGGTTTGGAAGCCACACTTGTTGCTTCTGTCTTTCGCTTCGAAAATCTTGGCTGAAGCAAATACACTATTGAAGTTGCAAGATGGCCCTCCTGGAAAATCCTTTGCTCCTAGAACAAGATCACCTCCTTTACCTTTCCTTCTTTCATCTCTTCTTCAATCAAGACCTGAAGTGAAGCTTCCGTCAGAGCAATTTGGTGATGACGATGATATCATAGATGATCTGGATGATTCCTCTGACTCAGACTCAGAATCATCAGAATATGATGAATTACCACCTTTCAGGTCATTGAGTAAAGCACAGCTGGAAAAGCTGAATAAAGTGCAAAGGAAGGCGTACTATGATGAACTTGAATATAGGGAAAGACTTTTCATGAAGAAGCAGCTGAAGGAAGAGAAGCAACAGCGGAAGATGGCAAAGAAAATTCAAGAAGAGGCTAAGAATTTACCTGCTGACTCTGGTGAAAATGAAGAAGAAGAGGCCAGTGCTGCTGCATCAGTGCCAATTCCCATGCCAGACTTGGCTCTGCCAGCTTCTTTTGATTCTGATAATCCTACCCATCGATATCGATCTCTTGATTCCTCCAATCCATGGCTTGTAAGAGCTGTCCTAGAACCCAATGGTTGGGACCATGACATTGGTTATGATGGTGTAAATGTTGAAAGATTGTTTGTGGTAAAGGACAAGGTACCGGTATCTTTCTCTGGTCAACTTTCGAAGGACAAAAAGGACGGAAACCTTCAAATGGAAGTTGCTAGCTCGGTGAAGCATGGTAAAGGGAAAGCAACTTCGCTAGGCTTTGATATGCAATCAGTTGGAAAGGACTTTGCTTACACTCTACGAACAGAGACGAGGTTTAGCAATCACAGATTAAATAAGGCTGTTGCTGGTCTTTCAGCAACTCTCTTGGGTGATGTTTGGACTGGTGGACTAAAATTAGAGGATAAATTACTCTTCGGCAAACGGGGTCAGTTAGTTGTTTCTGGTGGTGCCATGTATGGTCGTGGGGATGTGGCTTATGGTGGTAGCCTTGAAGCAACTCTGAGAGACAAAGACCACCATTTAGGGCATTTTTTGTCCACTTTGGGGATCTCTGTAATGGATTGGCATGGAGATCTTGCTATTGGTTGCAACTTTCATACCCAAATCCCCATCGGACGGCATGAAAACTTGGTCGGCCGAATCAATCTTAATAATAAGGGTTCTGGTCAAATGAGCGTCCGAGTCAATAGCTCTGAGCAACTTCAAATAGTGTTGATTGGATTAATTCCTCTGGTCAAGAAAGTTCTTAGTTTGTCTCAACCTGTGCAATATGGATAA